A single region of the Variovorax terrae genome encodes:
- the gspK gene encoding type II secretion system minor pseudopilin GspK, producing MTGSSPHAGRARAQRGAALLAAMLTVTLVATFAAAALWQQWRNVEVETAERARVQAAWVLTGALDWARLILREDARSGGADHLAEPWAVPLKEARLSSFLAADQDKAADNTTDMQDAFLSGQITDLQSRLNVFNLVNNNQVSEPDFKAFAKLFELLGLPPQQLMTLAGNLRLALSTESSAGAAAPLAPQRVEQLVWLGLSPQVVAVLQPYITLLPARTPVNINTASAEVIYASVPGLELADAQRLVAERDRAHFRTLSDAGKLIGDLASRLSEGQHAVATRFFEVYGRLRLEQTVVQERSVLQRDGIDVKTLWRERGVADPAAQASR from the coding sequence ATGACGGGAAGCAGCCCCCATGCTGGCCGCGCCCGGGCGCAGCGCGGCGCCGCCCTGCTGGCGGCCATGCTCACCGTGACGCTGGTCGCCACCTTCGCCGCCGCCGCGCTGTGGCAGCAGTGGCGCAACGTGGAGGTGGAAACGGCCGAACGCGCGCGCGTGCAGGCCGCCTGGGTGCTGACCGGCGCGCTCGACTGGGCCCGCCTGATCCTGCGCGAGGACGCGCGCTCGGGCGGCGCCGACCACCTGGCCGAACCCTGGGCCGTGCCGCTGAAGGAGGCGCGCCTGTCGAGCTTTCTGGCCGCCGACCAGGACAAGGCGGCCGACAACACCACCGACATGCAGGACGCCTTCCTGTCGGGCCAGATCACCGACCTGCAGTCGCGCCTGAACGTGTTCAACCTGGTCAACAACAACCAGGTCTCGGAGCCGGACTTCAAGGCCTTCGCCAAGCTGTTCGAGCTGCTGGGCCTGCCGCCGCAGCAGCTGATGACGCTGGCCGGCAACCTGCGCCTGGCCCTGAGCACCGAAAGCAGCGCGGGCGCCGCCGCGCCGCTGGCGCCGCAGCGCGTGGAGCAGTTGGTCTGGCTCGGCCTGTCGCCCCAGGTCGTGGCGGTGCTGCAGCCCTACATCACGCTGCTGCCCGCGCGCACGCCGGTCAACATCAATACCGCGAGCGCGGAAGTGATCTACGCCAGCGTGCCCGGCCTCGAGCTGGCCGACGCCCAGCGCCTGGTGGCCGAGCGCGACCGCGCGCACTTTCGCACGCTGTCCGACGCGGGCAAGCTGATCGGCGACCTGGCCAGCCGCCTCAGCGAAGGCCAGCATGCCGTGGCCACGCGCTTCTTCGAGGTGTACGGGCGCCTGCGGCTGGAGCAGACCGTGGTGCAGGAGCGCTCGGTGCTGCAGCGCGACGGCATCGACGTGAAAACCCTGTGGCGCGAGCGCGGCGTGGCCGACCCCGCGGCCCAGGCCTCGCGCTGA
- a CDS encoding PulJ/GspJ family protein yields the protein MVAIAVMALLAVLSWRGLDGMTRAQAQTQLRADEVLTLQAGLDQWGADLDAMVQLPQFDAINWDGRVLRLTRRSTVSPYDGALVVAWARRNTASGSQWLRWQSPALLTRGDLQDAWDRAALWAQNPSDEEKKREVAIVPLEQWQIFYYRSDAWTNPLSSDGTTPPSGGTTPPGTPPTTGTTTAAVPDGVRLVLTLPPGQALSGTLVRDWVRPIVGGGKS from the coding sequence ATGGTGGCGATCGCCGTGATGGCCCTGCTGGCGGTGCTGAGCTGGCGCGGCCTGGACGGCATGACGCGCGCGCAGGCCCAGACCCAGCTGCGGGCCGACGAGGTGCTGACCCTGCAGGCCGGCCTGGACCAGTGGGGCGCCGACCTCGACGCGATGGTGCAGCTGCCGCAGTTCGACGCCATCAACTGGGATGGCCGCGTGCTGCGCCTGACGCGGCGCAGCACCGTCTCTCCCTACGACGGCGCGCTGGTGGTGGCCTGGGCGCGCCGCAACACGGCCAGCGGCAGCCAGTGGCTGCGCTGGCAGTCGCCAGCCCTGCTCACGCGCGGCGACCTGCAGGACGCCTGGGACCGGGCGGCCCTGTGGGCGCAAAACCCCAGCGACGAAGAAAAGAAGCGCGAAGTCGCCATCGTGCCGCTGGAGCAGTGGCAGATCTTCTATTACCGCAGCGACGCCTGGACCAACCCGCTGTCCAGCGACGGCACCACCCCGCCCTCGGGCGGCACCACGCCTCCGGGCACGCCGCCCACGACCGGCACCACGACGGCCGCAGTGCCCGATGGCGTGCGGCTGGTGCTGACGCTGCCGCCGGGCCAGGCCCTGAGCGGCACGCTCGTGCGCGACTGGGTGCGGCCCATCGTGGGAGGAGGCAAGTCATGA
- the gspI gene encoding type II secretion system minor pseudopilin GspI yields the protein MAAPRPARGFTLIEVLVALSIVAIALLAGMQATSALTHNAQRQSDTLLAHLCAENELVKVRLSRQMPGVGDSSGVCEQAGRSFNVTVSVRPTPNPSFRRVDAQVLDGAAPVLRLSTIVGRF from the coding sequence ATGGCCGCGCCGCGCCCCGCACGGGGCTTCACCCTGATCGAAGTGCTGGTGGCGCTGAGCATCGTCGCCATCGCGCTTTTGGCCGGGATGCAGGCCACCAGCGCCCTGACGCACAACGCCCAGCGCCAGTCCGACACGCTGCTGGCGCACCTGTGCGCCGAAAACGAGCTGGTCAAGGTGCGCCTGTCGCGCCAGATGCCCGGCGTCGGCGACAGCAGCGGGGTCTGCGAGCAGGCCGGGCGCAGCTTCAACGTCACCGTCTCGGTGCGGCCCACCCCCAACCCCAGCTTCCGGCGCGTGGACGCGCAGGTGCTGGACGGCGCCGCGCCCGTGCTGCGGCTGTCCACCATCGTTGGAAGGTTCTAG
- a CDS encoding prepilin-type N-terminal cleavage/methylation domain-containing protein produces MHAVHRATPPPPEGQRSEARAWQPRSGLRQPAGGARPRAAVGGFTLLELLVVVSIIAVATAGVSFALRDSSQTQLERDAQRLAALLESARAQSRATGVPVRWRATAQGFRFEGLPAQALPERWLGADTLVNGSATLQLGPEPIIGRQEVVLGSQAQGGRTLRVATDGLRPFAVTP; encoded by the coding sequence ATGCACGCCGTGCATAGAGCAACGCCTCCTCCCCCCGAGGGCCAGCGCAGCGAGGCCCGTGCGTGGCAGCCGCGAAGCGGGCTTCGCCAGCCCGCCGGCGGCGCCCGCCCGCGCGCAGCGGTGGGGGGGTTTACCCTTCTCGAACTGCTGGTCGTGGTGTCCATCATCGCGGTGGCCACGGCCGGCGTGAGCTTCGCCCTGCGCGACTCCTCGCAGACCCAGCTCGAGCGCGACGCCCAGCGGCTGGCCGCCTTGCTCGAATCGGCCCGGGCCCAGTCGCGCGCGACCGGCGTGCCGGTGCGCTGGCGCGCCACGGCGCAGGGCTTCCGGTTCGAGGGCCTGCCCGCGCAGGCCCTGCCCGAGCGCTGGCTCGGTGCCGATACCCTCGTGAACGGCTCCGCCACCCTGCAGCTCGGCCCCGAACCCATCATCGGCCGGCAGGAAGTCGTGCTCGGCTCGCAGGCCCAGGGCGGCCGCACGCTGCGCGTGGCCACGGACGGACTGCGGCCGTTCGCCGTGACGCCGTAG
- the gspG gene encoding type II secretion system major pseudopilin GspG, which produces MKYLKPFRQRVQRGFTLIELMVVLVIIGVLAALIVPNVLDRADDARATAARTDVNNLMQALKLYKLDNQRYPTAEQGLQALIAKPTSGPIPSNWKPYLEKLPNDPWGRPYQYLNPGVKGEIDVMSFGADGQSGGEGKNADIGSWQ; this is translated from the coding sequence ATGAAATACCTGAAACCCTTCCGACAGCGCGTGCAGCGCGGCTTCACCCTGATCGAACTCATGGTGGTGCTGGTCATCATCGGCGTGCTGGCCGCGCTGATCGTGCCCAACGTGCTGGACCGCGCCGACGACGCGCGCGCCACCGCCGCCCGCACCGACGTCAACAACCTGATGCAGGCGCTCAAGCTCTACAAGCTCGACAACCAGCGCTACCCCACGGCCGAGCAGGGTCTGCAGGCCCTGATTGCCAAGCCCACCAGCGGCCCGATCCCGTCCAACTGGAAGCCCTACCTCGAAAAGCTGCCCAACGACCCCTGGGGCCGTCCCTACCAGTACCTCAATCCCGGCGTGAAGGGCGAGATCGACGTCATGTCCTTCGGTGCCGACGGGCAGTCGGGCGGCGAAGGCAAGAATGCGGACATCGGCAGCTGGCAGTGA
- a CDS encoding histidine phosphatase family protein, translating into MRLWLIRHARPQVDSGVCYGRLDLPADAAATSQAAHALADALPAGLAVITSPLQRCRQLADALLARRPDLGARSDARLAEMDFGAWEGRAWDAIPRAELDAWTGQFAQYRAGGTGESVHQFMERVAAALEEARSGAQDRAWITHAGVIKAVGLLNQGRAGRELEARDWPAQGLAWGQWQPLQVAPQTPPRRR; encoded by the coding sequence ATGCGACTCTGGCTGATCCGCCACGCCCGGCCGCAGGTCGACAGCGGCGTCTGCTACGGCAGGCTCGACCTGCCGGCTGATGCGGCCGCCACCTCGCAGGCCGCCCACGCCCTGGCCGATGCGCTGCCGGCGGGCCTGGCCGTGATCACCTCGCCGCTGCAGCGCTGCCGGCAACTGGCCGACGCCCTGCTCGCGCGGCGCCCCGACCTGGGCGCCCGCAGCGACGCGCGGCTGGCCGAGATGGATTTCGGCGCCTGGGAAGGCCGGGCCTGGGATGCCATTCCACGCGCCGAACTCGACGCCTGGACCGGGCAGTTCGCGCAATACCGCGCCGGCGGCACCGGCGAATCAGTCCATCAGTTCATGGAGCGGGTGGCTGCCGCGCTGGAGGAGGCTCGCAGCGGCGCGCAGGACCGGGCGTGGATCACCCACGCCGGCGTCATCAAGGCCGTGGGCCTGCTGAACCAGGGGAGGGCTGGCCGTGAGCTGGAAGCCCGGGACTGGCCAGCGCAGGGGCTGGCGTGGGGGCAGTGGCAGCCGTTGCAGGTCGCACCCCAGACGCCGCCGCGCCGCCGCTGA
- a CDS encoding adenosylcobinamide-GDP ribazoletransferase: MNFIRHYLLAVQFFTRIPITGRLAQWTGFSTAMLRASAAHFPGVGWLVGGVAAGVYALVFMALPDTLFTPLVAAVLSTVASVLLTGGFHEDGLADVADGLGGSADRQRALEIMKDSRVGAFGAMALMLALLAKVSLLAMLGASDLLLACAALLAGHVLSRGLPLVLIRVLPHVGDAASSKSKPLADQISGPALAAAFLWCFGAMVLVAWTLDATFFIAGGACAGLALFWMGRLFERRLQGFTGDALGATQQVCEIAFYLGAAFAAV, from the coding sequence ATGAACTTCATCCGCCACTACCTGCTGGCCGTCCAGTTCTTCACGCGCATCCCCATCACCGGGCGGCTGGCGCAGTGGACCGGCTTCAGCACCGCCATGCTGCGCGCCAGCGCCGCCCACTTTCCGGGCGTGGGCTGGCTGGTGGGCGGCGTGGCGGCCGGCGTGTATGCGCTGGTGTTCATGGCGCTGCCCGACACCCTCTTCACGCCGCTGGTGGCCGCTGTCCTCAGCACCGTGGCCAGCGTGCTCCTCACCGGCGGCTTCCACGAGGACGGGCTGGCCGACGTGGCCGACGGCCTGGGCGGCAGCGCCGACCGCCAGCGCGCGCTCGAGATCATGAAGGACTCGCGCGTCGGCGCCTTCGGCGCGATGGCGCTGATGCTGGCGCTGCTGGCCAAGGTCAGCCTGCTGGCCATGCTGGGCGCCAGCGACCTGCTGCTGGCCTGCGCCGCCTTGCTGGCCGGCCATGTGCTGTCGCGCGGCCTGCCGCTGGTGCTGATCCGCGTGCTGCCCCATGTGGGGGACGCGGCCAGCTCCAAATCCAAGCCGCTGGCCGACCAGATTTCAGGACCCGCCCTCGCCGCGGCGTTTTTATGGTGTTTTGGGGCCATGGTCCTTGTCGCGTGGACCTTGGATGCTACATTTTTCATAGCAGGCGGCGCCTGCGCCGGGCTGGCCCTGTTCTGGATGGGGCGGCTGTTCGAGCGCCGGCTGCAGGGCTTCACCGGCGATGCGCTGGGCGCCACGCAGCAAGTCTGCGAAATCGCGTTCTACCTGGGCGCGGCCTTCGCCGCCGTCTAG
- a CDS encoding DegV family protein, whose translation MLRLGIVIDSAAEVPQAVLDNPHVRLLPVRIGIDEKRYVDERKPAATRDFNARLLDLRTAEVSRSLPPDEVEIRKFLLEQVSTDFDHVFGLFVASTRSPIFKSAFAAASRVITDSMPVRMRAGIKGPLLVECYDSLNLFSGYGVQVLEALRKFEAEPLVANIRTHLQELSRSAYGYMAPSQLDFLLTRARARGDKSVGMLGQAAAKMLGIQPVLRGFQGRTEAVAKVRGVPAVRQHVLNLARRELERGLLAPFVNVSYSGDIADVQAIDEYRALVREAEAKGVQVSLQEMSPTNSVNVGANALSVGFIGQPHEAEL comes from the coding sequence ATGCTCAGACTCGGAATCGTGATCGACTCCGCGGCCGAAGTGCCGCAGGCCGTTCTGGACAATCCGCACGTGCGCCTGCTGCCCGTCAGGATCGGCATCGACGAGAAGCGCTACGTGGACGAGCGCAAGCCCGCCGCTACGCGCGACTTCAATGCCAGGCTGCTCGACCTGAGAACCGCCGAGGTCTCGCGCTCGCTGCCCCCCGACGAAGTGGAGATCCGCAAGTTCCTGCTGGAGCAGGTCTCGACCGACTTCGACCACGTGTTCGGCCTGTTCGTCGCCTCGACCCGCTCGCCCATTTTCAAGAGCGCCTTCGCGGCCGCCTCGCGCGTGATCACCGACTCGATGCCGGTGCGCATGCGCGCCGGCATCAAGGGCCCGCTGCTGGTGGAGTGCTACGACAGCCTGAACCTGTTTTCCGGCTACGGCGTGCAGGTGCTGGAAGCCCTGCGCAAGTTCGAGGCCGAGCCGCTGGTGGCCAACATCCGCACCCACCTGCAGGAGCTCAGCCGCAGCGCCTACGGCTACATGGCGCCAAGCCAGCTCGACTTCCTGCTCACCCGGGCGCGCGCCCGCGGCGACAAGAGCGTCGGCATGCTCGGCCAGGCCGCCGCCAAGATGCTGGGCATCCAGCCCGTGTTGCGGGGCTTCCAGGGCCGCACCGAAGCCGTGGCCAAGGTCCGCGGCGTGCCGGCCGTGCGCCAGCATGTGCTGAACCTGGCGCGGCGCGAGCTGGAGCGCGGGCTGCTCGCCCCGTTCGTGAACGTGAGCTACTCCGGCGACATCGCCGATGTGCAGGCCATCGACGAATACCGCGCGCTGGTACGCGAGGCCGAGGCCAAGGGCGTGCAGGTGTCGCTGCAGGAAATGTCGCCCACCAACTCGGTCAACGTGGGCGCCAACGCGCTCTCGGTCGGCTTCATCGGGCAGCCGCACGAGGCCGAGCTGTAG
- the ilvA gene encoding threonine ammonia-lyase, biosynthetic, with protein sequence MKKHLQPADYLKKILTARVYDVAVESSLEPAKNLSRRLHNKVLLKREDQQPVFSFKLRGAYNKMVQLTPEQLQKGVICASAGNHAQGVALGAHKLGTRAVIVMPVTTPQVKIDAVKALGGEVVLHGDSYSDAYQHSTELEQQQGLTFVHPFDDPDVIAGQGTIAMEILRQHQGPLHAVFVAIGGGGLISGVANYIKAVRPEVKVIGVQMNDSDAMIRSVTAGKRVTLADVGLFSDGTAVKLVGEETFRISRDLVDEFITVDTDAVCAAIKDVFTDTRSIVEPSGALAVAAIKQYVASHKTKGETYAAILCGANMNFDRLRFVAERAEVGEEREALFAVTIPEERGSFRRFCELIGELPGGPRNVTEFNYRISDAASAHVFVGLTTSARGESLKIAANFSKHGFEALDLTHDELAKEHIRHMVGGHSALARDERLLRFVFPERPGALLKFLSLMRPGWNISLFHYRNQGADYGRILVGLQVPPSDHKAFNSFLDTLGYPYVEETNNPVYRLFLQT encoded by the coding sequence ATGAAAAAGCACCTCCAACCCGCCGACTACCTCAAGAAGATCCTGACCGCCCGCGTCTATGACGTGGCCGTGGAGTCCAGCCTGGAGCCCGCGAAGAACCTGAGCCGCCGCCTGCACAACAAGGTCCTGCTCAAGCGCGAGGACCAGCAGCCCGTGTTCAGCTTCAAGCTGCGCGGCGCCTACAACAAGATGGTGCAGCTGACGCCGGAGCAGCTCCAGAAGGGCGTGATCTGCGCTTCCGCCGGCAACCACGCGCAGGGCGTGGCGCTGGGCGCCCACAAGCTCGGCACGCGCGCCGTGATCGTGATGCCGGTCACCACGCCGCAGGTCAAGATCGACGCGGTCAAGGCGCTGGGCGGCGAGGTCGTTCTGCACGGCGACAGCTATTCGGACGCCTACCAGCATTCGACCGAACTGGAGCAGCAGCAGGGCCTGACCTTCGTGCACCCGTTCGACGACCCCGACGTGATCGCGGGCCAGGGCACGATCGCCATGGAAATCCTGCGCCAGCACCAGGGCCCGCTGCATGCCGTGTTCGTCGCCATCGGCGGCGGCGGGTTGATCTCGGGCGTGGCCAACTACATCAAGGCGGTGCGGCCCGAGGTCAAGGTCATCGGCGTGCAGATGAACGACTCGGACGCGATGATCCGCTCGGTCACCGCCGGCAAGCGCGTCACGCTGGCCGACGTGGGCCTGTTCTCCGACGGCACGGCCGTCAAGCTGGTGGGCGAAGAAACGTTCCGCATCAGCCGCGACCTGGTGGACGAGTTCATCACCGTCGACACCGACGCCGTGTGCGCGGCCATCAAGGACGTCTTCACCGACACCCGCAGCATCGTCGAGCCCTCGGGCGCGCTGGCGGTGGCCGCCATCAAGCAGTACGTGGCCAGCCACAAGACCAAGGGCGAGACCTATGCCGCCATCCTGTGCGGCGCCAACATGAATTTCGACCGCCTGCGCTTCGTGGCCGAGCGCGCCGAGGTCGGCGAGGAACGCGAGGCGCTGTTCGCCGTGACCATCCCCGAGGAACGCGGCAGCTTCCGGCGCTTCTGCGAGCTCATCGGCGAGCTGCCCGGCGGCCCGCGCAACGTGACCGAGTTCAACTACCGCATCAGCGACGCCGCCAGCGCCCACGTGTTCGTCGGCCTGACCACCTCGGCCCGGGGCGAGTCGCTGAAGATCGCGGCCAATTTCAGCAAGCACGGCTTCGAGGCGCTGGACCTCACGCACGACGAACTCGCCAAGGAGCACATCCGCCACATGGTTGGCGGCCACTCCGCCCTGGCGCGGGACGAGCGCCTGCTGCGCTTCGTCTTTCCCGAGCGGCCGGGCGCGCTGCTCAAGTTCCTGAGCCTGATGCGGCCGGGCTGGAACATCAGCCTGTTCCACTACCGCAACCAGGGCGCCGACTACGGCCGCATCCTGGTCGGGCTGCAGGTGCCGCCGAGTGATCACAAAGCATTCAATTCGTTTCTGGACACATTGGGTTATCCCTATGTGGAAGAAACCAACAACCCTGTTTACCGATTGTTCCTGCAGACGTAG
- a CDS encoding OsmC family protein — MECTVSWTGATGSRSGMSFLAETGSGHTLAMDGAPDGGGANLAPRPMETVLAGTGGCTAYDVVLILKRGRHEVRGCSVKLTTERAEADPKVFTKIHMHFTVTGRGIPAAAVERAIAMSHDKYCSASIMLGKTADITTGFEVIEA, encoded by the coding sequence ATGGAATGCACGGTGAGTTGGACGGGCGCGACGGGCTCGCGCTCGGGCATGAGTTTTCTGGCGGAAACCGGGAGCGGGCATACGCTGGCGATGGACGGCGCGCCCGACGGCGGCGGCGCCAACCTCGCGCCCCGGCCGATGGAGACCGTGCTGGCCGGCACCGGCGGCTGCACGGCCTATGACGTGGTGCTGATCCTCAAGCGCGGGCGCCATGAGGTGCGGGGCTGCAGCGTCAAGCTCACCACCGAGCGGGCGGAGGCCGATCCCAAGGTGTTCACCAAGATCCATATGCATTTCACGGTGACCGGCCGGGGCATTCCCGCAGCGGCCGTGGAGCGTGCCATCGCCATGAGCCACGACAAGTACTGCTCGGCCAGCATCATGCTGGGCAAGACGGCCGACATCACGACCGGTTTCGAGGTGATTGAGGCCTGA
- the coq7 gene encoding 2-polyprenyl-3-methyl-6-methoxy-1,4-benzoquinone monooxygenase, which yields MSHPLDPLLTAADAALRTLFATPKASQPCPTLPAEPSSLEAREKREAGALMRVNHVGEVCAQALYTAQALATRDPALRTQMEQAAREETDHLAWTQTRLEELGDRPSLLNPLWYAGAFGLGLLAGRLGDRVSLGFVVETEKQVEAHLQSHLERLPAADHASRAIVAQMKDDEARHAAQALDAGALELPPPAKALMRAAAKVMTTTAHYI from the coding sequence ATGAGCCACCCCTTGGATCCCCTCCTTACCGCCGCCGATGCGGCATTGCGCACCCTGTTTGCCACGCCCAAGGCCAGCCAGCCCTGCCCCACGCTGCCGGCCGAGCCCAGTTCGCTGGAGGCGCGCGAGAAGCGGGAAGCGGGGGCGCTGATGCGGGTCAACCATGTGGGCGAGGTTTGCGCCCAGGCGCTGTACACGGCGCAGGCCCTGGCCACCCGGGATCCCGCGTTGCGGACGCAGATGGAACAGGCTGCGCGCGAGGAAACCGACCATCTGGCCTGGACCCAGACGCGGCTGGAGGAACTGGGCGACCGCCCATCCCTGCTGAACCCGCTCTGGTATGCCGGCGCCTTCGGCCTGGGCTTGCTGGCCGGGCGGCTGGGCGACCGGGTCAGCCTGGGTTTCGTGGTGGAAACGGAAAAACAGGTGGAAGCGCACCTTCAGAGCCATCTGGAACGCCTGCCCGCCGCCGACCACGCCTCGCGCGCCATCGTCGCGCAGATGAAGGACGACGAGGCCCGGCATGCCGCACAGGCGCTCGACGCCGGCGCGCTGGAACTGCCGCCGCCCGCCAAGGCCCTGATGAGGGCGGCAGCCAAGGTCATGACGACCACGGCGCACTATATCTAG
- a CDS encoding porin yields MKKSLIALAVLAAAGAASAQSSVTLFGVVDVGLQSVRADGSGSVLKMGTGLNSSSRLGFRGTEDLGGGMSASFWLEAGMNYDDGSGQAGPSLNNQAAGAANGGGLSFQRRSTVSLAGNFGELRLGRDYVPSFWNHTVFDPFGTVGSGAATNLRLKLGNSNGIQTTTRASNSIGYFLPGNLGGFYGQFMYAMGENNSNAANSSDGRYTGLRLGYANGPVNVAYSYGQTKVLARNDYKDQSIAGSYNFGSFTLMGQWGQEKLGNATGLGGFTKNSAWMLGGSVPVGAGEIKASYGRAKLDGAAGTPKGSQFAVGYVYNLSKRTAVYTTYSRVSNDAGVGAVFFTGLGASATGTSSSGLDIGLRHNF; encoded by the coding sequence ATGAAAAAATCTCTGATTGCTCTGGCTGTGCTGGCTGCTGCTGGCGCCGCTTCTGCTCAATCTTCCGTGACCCTGTTCGGCGTGGTTGACGTTGGCCTGCAAAGCGTTCGCGCTGACGGCAGCGGCTCCGTTCTCAAGATGGGCACCGGCCTGAACAGCTCCAGCCGCCTGGGCTTCCGCGGCACCGAAGACCTCGGTGGTGGCATGTCCGCCAGCTTCTGGCTCGAAGCCGGCATGAACTATGACGACGGCTCTGGTCAGGCTGGCCCCAGCCTCAACAACCAAGCTGCCGGCGCTGCCAACGGCGGCGGCCTGTCCTTCCAGCGTCGTTCGACCGTCAGCTTGGCTGGCAACTTCGGTGAACTGCGTCTGGGCCGTGACTATGTTCCGTCGTTCTGGAACCACACCGTGTTCGATCCGTTCGGCACCGTGGGTTCGGGCGCAGCCACGAACCTGCGTCTGAAGCTGGGTAACTCCAACGGGATCCAGACCACCACTCGTGCTTCCAACAGCATCGGCTACTTCCTGCCGGGCAACCTGGGCGGCTTCTATGGCCAGTTCATGTACGCTATGGGTGAGAACAACTCCAACGCTGCCAACTCCAGCGACGGCCGTTACACCGGCCTGCGTCTCGGCTACGCTAACGGCCCGGTCAACGTGGCCTACAGCTATGGTCAAACCAAGGTTCTGGCCCGGAACGACTACAAAGACCAGAGCATCGCAGGCTCCTACAACTTTGGTAGCTTCACGCTGATGGGTCAGTGGGGTCAGGAAAAGCTGGGTAACGCTACTGGCCTCGGTGGCTTCACCAAGAACTCGGCCTGGATGCTGGGTGGTTCCGTGCCGGTTGGCGCTGGCGAGATCAAGGCTTCCTACGGCCGCGCCAAGCTTGATGGCGCCGCTGGCACCCCGAAGGGTTCCCAGTTCGCTGTCGGCTATGTGTACAACCTGTCCAAGCGTACCGCTGTTTACACGACCTACTCCCGCGTTTCCAACGACGCTGGCGTGGGCGCGGTCTTCTTCACCGGCCTCGGAGCGAGCGCGACCGGCACCAGCTCGTCTGGTCTGGACATCGGCCTGCGCCACAACTTCTAA
- a CDS encoding DUF3047 domain-containing protein, whose amino-acid sequence MTATPWALASASTRDASPQWQHYKLPGKQPTQFSYMRMDGRDAMAVTAVSSASMLRHAVRIEPEALGQVRFSWKVPALIAEADMSQRETDDSPVRIVLAFEGDRSKFSAKNAMLSELAHLLTGEEMPYATLMYVWCNKQEPGSVIINPRTDRIRKLVMESGPKKLNRWLDYERDIRADYEKAFGEAPGALVGIGIMTDTDNTRTTARAWYGPVRLMPASTAALAN is encoded by the coding sequence GTGACCGCCACGCCCTGGGCGTTGGCTTCTGCCAGCACGCGGGATGCATCGCCGCAATGGCAGCATTACAAGCTGCCGGGCAAGCAGCCCACACAGTTCTCCTACATGCGCATGGACGGGCGCGATGCCATGGCCGTGACGGCGGTGTCCTCGGCCAGCATGCTGCGGCATGCCGTGCGGATCGAGCCGGAGGCCCTGGGCCAGGTCCGTTTTTCCTGGAAGGTGCCGGCGCTGATCGCGGAGGCCGACATGTCCCAGCGCGAAACGGACGACTCGCCGGTGCGCATCGTGCTGGCTTTCGAGGGAGATCGCTCGAAGTTCTCGGCCAAGAACGCCATGCTGTCGGAGCTGGCCCATCTGCTGACCGGTGAGGAAATGCCCTACGCCACGCTGATGTACGTGTGGTGCAACAAGCAGGAGCCGGGCAGCGTCATCATCAATCCGCGCACCGACCGCATCCGCAAGCTGGTGATGGAGTCGGGGCCGAAAAAACTCAACCGGTGGCTCGACTACGAGCGCGACATCCGGGCGGACTACGAGAAAGCCTTTGGCGAAGCGCCGGGGGCGCTGGTTGGCATCGGCATCATGACCGATACCGACAACACGCGCACCACGGCACGGGCCTGGTATGGCCCGGTGCGCCTGATGCCGGCGTCGACGGCGGCGCTCGCGAACTGA